A genomic segment from Nitratiruptor sp. YY08-10 encodes:
- a CDS encoding TetR/AcrR family transcriptional regulator — protein MAKINKEDRKKQIMDTALKLFSKEGFFEVTMADIAKELHMSVGNLYNYFNSKDALAKELILYISKHLAEEIRKINMMQITSKEKIRKIVDFYFHTAKERPEFIEYFLRIYLSNREVFKHGCEGMICVSPFVTEIMVFFEEGVRNGELRNQDFFSAFGLFMGYLGGMVFLMGEGLLPNDIEFYSQEISENIYRSLKNES, from the coding sequence TTGGCAAAAATCAACAAAGAGGATCGTAAAAAACAGATTATGGATACAGCTTTAAAACTCTTCAGCAAAGAGGGCTTTTTTGAAGTAACAATGGCCGATATCGCAAAGGAACTCCATATGAGTGTAGGCAATCTCTATAACTATTTCAATTCAAAAGACGCTTTGGCAAAAGAACTCATATTATACATTTCCAAACATTTAGCAGAAGAGATTCGAAAAATCAATATGATGCAGATCACTTCCAAAGAGAAAATCAGAAAAATCGTAGATTTCTATTTTCATACGGCTAAAGAACGACCAGAGTTTATAGAGTATTTCTTACGCATATATCTTTCCAATCGGGAAGTCTTTAAACATGGATGCGAAGGTATGATATGCGTCAGTCCATTTGTAACAGAGATTATGGTCTTTTTTGAGGAGGGCGTTCGTAATGGAGAGTTGAGAAATCAAGATTTTTTCAGTGCATTTGGACTTTTCATGGGATATCTCGGCGGCATGGTCTTTTTGATGGGGGAAGGACTTCTACCCAACGATATAGAGTTTTATTCGCAAGAAATCAGTGAAAATATTTATCGATCATTAAAAAATGAAAGCTAA
- a CDS encoding bifunctional 2-polyprenyl-6-hydroxyphenol methylase/3-demethylubiquinol 3-O-methyltransferase UbiG: MKGKWDRKYLAMQEPDINENVQQFFSLAKKGKALDIACGLGQNAKFLAQNGFEVDAVDISEVAIEKLQNLSNIHAFCQDIDAFEFKKEYYNLIICTNFFDRSIAQKIIDSLKKDGIFICEVFTYKSSMNPAFVAQKNELCQLFCKLEIIHYNLTQNETKAILVGKK; encoded by the coding sequence GTGAAAGGAAAATGGGACAGAAAATATCTTGCAATGCAAGAGCCCGATATCAACGAAAATGTTCAACAGTTCTTTTCTTTAGCTAAAAAAGGTAAAGCACTTGATATCGCCTGCGGGCTTGGACAAAATGCCAAATTTTTGGCACAAAACGGTTTCGAAGTGGATGCAGTGGATATATCAGAAGTAGCGATTGAAAAACTACAAAACCTTTCTAACATTCATGCATTTTGTCAAGATATTGATGCATTTGAGTTTAAAAAAGAGTATTATAATCTCATCATATGTACAAACTTTTTCGATAGATCCATTGCACAGAAAATTATTGATTCCTTGAAAAAGGATGGGATTTTCATTTGTGAGGTTTTTACCTATAAATCATCAATGAATCCAGCATTTGTTGCCCAAAAGAATGAACTGTGCCAACTTTTTTGTAAACTTGAAATTATCCATTATAATTTGACTCAAAATGAAACGAAAGCAATATTAGTAGGAAAAAAGTGA
- the murA gene encoding UDP-N-acetylglucosamine 1-carboxyvinyltransferase, translating to MDFLRIEGGKTLKGSVPISGAKNAALPLIASTILSKQSVQIDNLPDVQDIKTLLRLLQNLGASYQYEDGLATIDASKLTSTVATYDIVRTMRASILVLGPILAKYGRCEVSLPGGCAIGQRPIDLHLQALEQMGAKITIKAGYVIAEAPRGLQGSTIIFDKITVTGTENIVMAAALAKGKTTIINAAKEPEVVQLCEVLKDAGVEIDGIGSDELVIHGTNRESLEMKSIHVIPDRIEAGTYLCAGAMTNSTLSINNVIPHHLDSVLVKLRQMGFPLDIEDTTITIHPASKIEPVEIITSEYPGFPTDMQAQFMALALLANGASIIEERLFENRFMHVSELKRFGANIQLKGNIATVIGPTELWGADVMATDLRASSALVLAGLAAKGTTNVHRIYHLDRGYEKLEEKLNALGASVQRLSE from the coding sequence ATGGATTTCCTTCGTATTGAAGGTGGAAAGACTTTAAAAGGTTCTGTTCCAATCTCTGGTGCAAAAAACGCGGCACTACCATTGATTGCTTCAACGATTTTGTCGAAACAGAGCGTACAAATAGACAATCTCCCCGATGTTCAAGATATCAAAACACTACTTCGGTTACTCCAAAACCTTGGGGCTTCTTATCAGTATGAAGATGGTTTGGCAACGATCGACGCTTCAAAACTGACATCGACTGTTGCAACGTATGATATCGTTCGAACAATGCGAGCTTCTATCTTGGTTTTAGGGCCGATACTGGCGAAGTACGGACGATGTGAAGTGAGTCTTCCCGGAGGGTGTGCCATCGGTCAAAGACCGATTGACTTACATTTACAGGCATTAGAACAGATGGGAGCAAAAATTACCATTAAGGCCGGTTACGTGATAGCGGAAGCGCCCCGTGGGCTTCAAGGCTCTACAATCATTTTCGATAAGATCACTGTCACAGGGACAGAAAATATTGTAATGGCAGCTGCTCTTGCAAAAGGAAAAACAACTATCATCAATGCAGCGAAAGAACCGGAAGTTGTACAACTGTGTGAAGTTTTAAAAGATGCAGGTGTTGAGATTGATGGAATTGGGAGTGATGAGTTGGTGATACATGGAACGAACAGAGAGTCTTTAGAGATGAAATCCATACATGTTATACCCGATCGTATAGAAGCTGGAACCTATTTATGTGCAGGAGCAATGACCAACTCCACGCTTTCTATCAACAATGTCATTCCCCATCATCTCGATTCAGTTTTAGTGAAATTACGCCAAATGGGATTCCCACTCGATATAGAAGATACAACAATTACAATTCATCCGGCATCAAAAATTGAACCGGTGGAGATCATCACCTCTGAATATCCCGGTTTTCCTACCGATATGCAAGCTCAATTTATGGCCCTGGCTCTCTTGGCCAATGGAGCATCTATCATCGAAGAGCGGCTTTTTGAAAATCGGTTTATGCATGTGAGTGAACTCAAAAGATTTGGAGCCAATATCCAGCTCAAAGGCAATATTGCTACAGTAATTGGACCGACGGAACTTTGGGGTGCAGATGTCATGGCAACCGATTTAAGAGCGAGCAGTGCATTGGTTTTGGCTGGACTTGCAGCGAAAGGAACGACAAACGTCCATCGAATATACCATTTGGATCGGGGCTATGAAAAGCTTGAAGAAAAGCTCAATGCTCTTGGCGCATCTGTTCAACGTTTGAGTGAGTGA
- a CDS encoding heat shock protein transcriptional repressor HspR, whose product MHRYDEPVYLISVVAKVLNIHPQTLRQYEREGLISPSRTQGKTRLYSQKDIDRIKTILRLTRDLGVNLAGVDIILRLKEQMAEMEKEIEYLRSELEKYENQMCVPKSRAVVKKDYNTDIIIFEEEE is encoded by the coding sequence ATGCATAGATATGACGAACCGGTCTATCTTATCAGTGTTGTTGCAAAAGTGCTCAATATCCATCCCCAGACTTTGCGACAATATGAAAGAGAAGGGCTTATTTCCCCATCACGTACGCAAGGGAAAACAAGACTCTATTCACAAAAAGATATTGATCGCATTAAAACAATTTTACGCCTGACAAGAGATCTTGGTGTAAATCTCGCAGGGGTCGATATCATACTTCGACTCAAAGAGCAGATGGCAGAAATGGAAAAAGAGATCGAGTATTTACGCTCAGAACTTGAGAAATATGAAAATCAGATGTGCGTTCCAAAAAGTAGGGCAGTTGTAAAAAAAGATTATAATACGGATATCATCATTTTTGAGGAAGAGGAGTGA
- a CDS encoding DnaJ C-terminal domain-containing protein, whose translation MSKSLYETLGVSPNASADEIKKAYRKLARKYHPDICKEPECEEKFKEINAAYEILSDPEKRKQYDQFGDSMFGGQNFHDFAQQNFQGGVDLDEILRSIFGGGGFGGFSGGASYSRGGFGGFGGFEEFAQPDLDLHAKITIPFRTAVLGGTHSLTINGETFDVRIPPGLKNGDTLRIRGKGKSYNGKRGDLLLKVEVAPDPEYERVGNDLYKTIDIPLKIAMFGGKVKVPTLEKEITLKVPKNTKCGAKFRVKGLGVMDRKTKQKGDLYLKANIVIPKVEELDPELAKMMEEKLPGGENA comes from the coding sequence TTGAGCAAAAGTCTGTATGAAACATTGGGAGTCAGTCCAAACGCCTCTGCTGATGAAATAAAAAAAGCGTATAGAAAATTAGCCAGAAAATACCACCCGGACATCTGCAAAGAACCTGAATGTGAAGAAAAATTCAAAGAGATCAATGCCGCTTATGAAATACTAAGTGATCCAGAAAAACGAAAGCAATATGATCAATTTGGTGACAGCATGTTTGGTGGACAAAACTTCCACGATTTTGCACAGCAAAATTTCCAAGGTGGTGTGGATTTAGATGAGATTTTACGCAGTATCTTCGGTGGCGGCGGTTTTGGAGGCTTTTCTGGCGGTGCAAGTTACAGCAGAGGCGGCTTTGGCGGTTTTGGAGGATTTGAAGAATTCGCTCAACCTGATCTTGATCTCCATGCAAAAATCACTATTCCTTTTAGAACGGCTGTACTTGGAGGAACCCATTCACTAACGATCAATGGGGAAACATTCGATGTTCGCATTCCACCGGGACTCAAAAATGGCGATACTTTGCGTATTAGAGGAAAAGGAAAAAGCTATAACGGAAAAAGAGGTGATCTACTGCTCAAAGTAGAAGTTGCACCGGACCCAGAGTACGAGCGAGTCGGAAACGATTTGTATAAGACAATTGACATTCCGCTTAAAATCGCTATGTTTGGTGGTAAAGTCAAAGTTCCTACGTTAGAAAAAGAGATTACACTCAAAGTACCTAAAAATACAAAATGTGGTGCAAAATTTCGTGTCAAAGGGCTTGGTGTAATGGATAGAAAAACAAAACAAAAAGGGGATTTGTATCTCAAAGCAAATATTGTTATACCAAAAGTGGAAGAACTCGATCCAGAACTTGCTAAAATGATGGAAGAAAAACTGCCAGGAGGCGAAAATGCATAG
- the htpG gene encoding molecular chaperone HtpG, which translates to MAKHHFEAEISKLLKLMIHSLYTNKEIFLRELISNANDAIDKLHLLTLTDEKFKNFSFDPKITITLDEVENRLIVSDNGIGMDDVDMIENLGTIAKSGTKNFLEKLSGDAKKDAHLIGQFGVGFYSAFMVANRVEVVSKKAGDEKAWIWSSEANGEFEIDEAQRSEQGTDVILYLTEENKEFLQEWRIKEIVKKYSDHIPYKIYLKIGDKEEQINSAKALWRMSKSEIKEEEYKEFYKTLSHDNNDPLHWIHTKAEGTLEYTTLFYIPSVQPFDLFRADYEPGVKLYVKNVFIMQDRELLPTYLRFIRGIIDSEDLPLNISREMLQHNIVLEKIKKASVKKILSELKKLKEKERKKYVKIWELFGKVIKEGLMSDFENKELLKDLILFKTSKSDEYIDFETYVKNMKENQKSIYYLIGEKELKDSPLLDRFKKEDFEVIFFTDEVDSFIVPAIGEYNEKKLKSIASTEVDEDFETPEIDESKYKDLLEAIKEALKDEVKDVKITTRLQDSPACLVHDKNDPEFQTYELLKQMGQYATQPKPILEINPEHSIFTKLLLKNDFSMAKDIALVIYNEARLLEGMEIKDPGEFAKSLNSLIEKAL; encoded by the coding sequence ATGGCAAAACATCATTTTGAAGCAGAGATATCGAAACTGTTGAAACTCATGATCCATTCACTCTATACCAACAAAGAGATCTTCTTACGCGAACTGATCTCCAATGCTAACGACGCGATCGATAAACTCCATCTTTTGACACTGACAGATGAGAAGTTTAAAAATTTTTCCTTTGATCCAAAAATCACCATTACTCTTGATGAAGTGGAAAATAGACTTATTGTTTCAGACAACGGTATCGGTATGGACGATGTAGATATGATAGAAAATCTTGGAACCATCGCAAAAAGTGGAACAAAAAACTTTTTGGAAAAATTGAGCGGCGACGCGAAAAAAGATGCCCATTTGATAGGTCAGTTTGGTGTTGGATTTTACAGTGCTTTTATGGTGGCAAACCGTGTGGAAGTGGTAAGTAAAAAGGCTGGAGATGAGAAAGCTTGGATCTGGAGTAGTGAAGCAAACGGAGAATTTGAAATCGATGAAGCTCAAAGAAGTGAGCAAGGAACAGATGTCATTTTGTATCTTACCGAAGAGAACAAAGAGTTTTTGCAAGAGTGGAGAATAAAAGAGATTGTTAAAAAATATAGCGATCATATCCCATACAAAATCTATCTCAAAATTGGTGACAAAGAAGAGCAGATCAACAGTGCAAAAGCACTATGGCGAATGAGTAAAAGCGAAATAAAAGAGGAAGAATATAAGGAGTTTTATAAAACTCTTTCTCATGACAACAACGATCCGCTCCACTGGATTCACACAAAAGCAGAAGGAACCCTTGAATATACTACGCTATTTTACATTCCATCTGTGCAACCCTTCGATCTCTTTAGAGCAGACTATGAACCTGGAGTGAAACTGTATGTAAAAAATGTTTTTATTATGCAAGATAGAGAACTCCTTCCTACATATCTGCGATTTATTCGAGGAATCATCGATTCAGAGGATTTACCGCTTAATATCTCAAGGGAGATGCTCCAGCACAATATAGTCCTTGAAAAGATCAAAAAAGCTTCGGTGAAAAAGATATTGAGTGAACTTAAAAAGCTCAAAGAAAAAGAGAGAAAAAAGTATGTCAAAATTTGGGAACTCTTTGGAAAAGTGATCAAAGAGGGACTTATGAGCGATTTTGAAAATAAAGAGCTTCTCAAAGATCTCATTTTGTTTAAAACATCTAAAAGTGATGAGTATATCGATTTTGAGACCTATGTAAAAAATATGAAAGAAAATCAAAAATCGATCTATTATCTCATAGGCGAAAAAGAACTGAAAGATTCTCCACTGCTTGATAGGTTCAAAAAAGAGGATTTTGAAGTCATTTTCTTTACAGATGAAGTAGACTCATTCATTGTGCCAGCAATTGGCGAATATAACGAGAAAAAACTCAAATCCATTGCAAGTACAGAAGTAGATGAGGATTTCGAAACACCGGAAATTGATGAGAGTAAATATAAAGATCTCCTAGAAGCGATAAAAGAGGCTCTAAAAGATGAAGTCAAAGATGTCAAAATAACAACCAGACTTCAAGATTCACCTGCATGTTTGGTGCACGACAAAAACGATCCAGAGTTTCAAACATATGAACTGCTAAAACAAATGGGACAATATGCTACCCAGCCAAAACCAATCCTTGAGATAAATCCAGAACACTCAATCTTTACAAAGTTGTTACTCAAAAACGACTTTTCAATGGCAAAAGATATTGCCCTTGTGATTTATAATGAAGCAAGACTGCTTGAAGGAATGGAGATAAAAGATCCAGGAGAGTTTGCGAAAAGTCTGAACAGTTTAATTGAAAAAGCCCTCTGA
- a CDS encoding dynamin family protein — MTPKERYAKLKEHLKEENPILMEVIDEYKELDAIARKIGFLNDKQTFTESISWWPLISILGTFSAGKSSFINEYLGKKVQDTGNQAVDDKFTVICYSKNEEVTTLPGVALDADPRFPFYNISKEIEKLDPKEKNINRYLQLKAVNSENIKGKILIDSPGFDADIQRDATLRITRHIIDLSDLVLIFFDARHPEPGAMRDTLNHLVEVAKNHADSDKVLYILNQIDTCAKEDNLEEIIGAWQRALSQKGIVSGRFYAIYNEAAASIEHPAIEERLKKKKDHDIAEIKHKMDKVLIDRAYRIVKNVEYRAKEIMSLAPKLQELLITFRNRVLFFDIVYILLLALLGGWISMQFQDATVWTIIAAVSIVAFFILHLKTKSWLSKRMAQKIDDMQIMQAFTKQTRWFRSIFSTNPLKKLMQEELERLINKSKSFIQKLNDQFITMKKSESSQEEKSSF; from the coding sequence ATGACGCCAAAAGAGCGATATGCAAAACTCAAAGAGCACCTCAAAGAGGAAAATCCTATTTTAATGGAAGTTATCGATGAGTATAAAGAGCTTGATGCAATTGCGCGAAAAATCGGTTTTTTAAACGACAAGCAGACTTTTACGGAATCGATTTCTTGGTGGCCGCTTATCTCCATTCTTGGAACCTTTAGTGCAGGAAAGTCAAGCTTTATCAACGAATATCTTGGCAAAAAAGTGCAAGATACGGGCAATCAGGCAGTCGATGACAAATTTACCGTGATTTGTTACAGCAAAAATGAAGAGGTAACAACTCTTCCAGGTGTCGCCCTTGATGCAGATCCTAGATTTCCATTTTACAATATCTCAAAAGAGATCGAGAAACTCGATCCCAAAGAGAAAAACATCAACAGATACCTTCAACTCAAAGCTGTTAACAGTGAAAATATTAAAGGAAAAATTCTCATAGACTCTCCCGGATTTGATGCAGATATCCAAAGAGATGCAACTCTTCGAATCACACGCCATATCATCGATCTAAGCGACCTCGTGCTTATCTTTTTTGATGCAAGGCATCCTGAACCTGGTGCGATGCGAGATACTCTTAATCATTTGGTAGAAGTTGCAAAAAATCATGCGGATTCCGATAAGGTGCTCTATATTTTAAACCAGATCGATACCTGCGCCAAAGAAGATAATCTAGAAGAGATTATAGGAGCATGGCAAAGGGCACTCAGTCAAAAAGGGATCGTGAGCGGCAGGTTTTATGCCATTTACAACGAAGCTGCAGCTTCCATCGAGCATCCAGCCATTGAAGAGAGACTCAAAAAGAAAAAAGATCATGATATAGCCGAAATCAAGCATAAAATGGACAAGGTTTTGATAGACAGAGCCTATCGAATAGTTAAAAATGTGGAATATAGAGCCAAAGAGATTATGAGTCTCGCTCCAAAATTGCAAGAGTTGTTGATTACTTTTCGAAATAGAGTTCTATTTTTTGATATTGTGTATATTCTTCTTCTGGCGCTTCTTGGCGGTTGGATTTCGATGCAGTTTCAGGATGCGACAGTGTGGACGATTATAGCGGCTGTAAGTATTGTTGCTTTTTTTATACTCCATTTGAAAACGAAAAGTTGGCTTTCCAAAAGAATGGCCCAGAAAATAGATGATATGCAAATCATGCAAGCTTTTACAAAGCAGACACGATGGTTCCGATCCATATTTTCTACAAATCCACTTAAAAAATTGATGCAAGAAGAACTTGAACGATTGATCAATAAATCAAAATCTTTTATCCAAAAGCTTAACGACCAGTTTATTACAATGAAAAAGAGCGAATCTTCTCAAGAAGAGAAAAGCTCTTTTTGA
- a CDS encoding nitrite/sulfite reductase has translation MKKNKIEKLKEQLSPWEYYQHRLPNLKADEIKDADIFYLKNFGIYTTKQNPKNFMLRLRFDQKEMSLDTAELILDNINENTKILLTARGQLELHGFTFEEVLSLHYLFKKHGLTSCQTLTDNARAIVTDPLYDIAEDSIVHVTPLIEKMQKLFLEKKEWCGMLPRKFNTAIAANKTLITPFWGNDCYFALAKKDDTYGFHLYVGGKNTHFAQECDIFVFYEDVVALYEAVLQTYLVHGLRASRTKARLYHLIEEVGLEKFKELLQTYYPKKWQSGGKTVVHFHEPSKQWFKLKDGGWAYRYFTKFGEMTKAEFALIIDFAQKHNATVRLGIDQNLYIINLTEPNIEIDSQPHTILACAGSKYCIYSLFDTKEGAATLPIARLNRHNITVGYSGCLKGCGRHIVADIGFVGIRLNQYGKVERGVRLYMGALHSKGTFPARLIFWAVPLRKLNALIETILDIFEKSGYDSFEAFCENEINQYEEEKVAYFLLLRMKGEDVKISELDLPSHETFLALQKELFSS, from the coding sequence ATGAAAAAAAATAAAATAGAAAAATTAAAAGAGCAGTTGTCTCCTTGGGAGTACTATCAGCACCGTCTGCCAAACCTAAAAGCTGATGAGATAAAAGATGCAGATATCTTCTATCTCAAAAATTTTGGTATCTATACAACAAAACAAAATCCAAAAAATTTTATGCTTCGTTTACGTTTCGATCAAAAAGAGATGTCTCTTGATACTGCCGAGTTGATATTGGATAATATCAACGAGAATACAAAGATTTTACTCACTGCAAGAGGGCAGTTGGAACTGCATGGATTTACTTTTGAAGAGGTACTATCACTGCACTATCTTTTTAAAAAACATGGACTAACAAGTTGCCAAACATTGACAGACAATGCCCGCGCCATTGTGACCGATCCACTCTATGACATTGCTGAAGATTCCATTGTTCACGTCACACCACTTATAGAAAAGATGCAAAAACTCTTTTTGGAAAAAAAAGAGTGGTGCGGAATGCTTCCAAGAAAATTTAATACGGCAATTGCTGCAAATAAAACACTCATCACACCTTTTTGGGGGAATGACTGCTATTTTGCATTGGCAAAAAAGGATGATACGTACGGTTTTCACCTCTATGTGGGAGGGAAAAACACCCACTTTGCACAAGAGTGTGACATTTTCGTTTTTTATGAAGATGTCGTCGCGTTGTATGAAGCGGTTTTGCAGACCTATCTTGTTCACGGACTTCGTGCCAGCAGGACAAAAGCAAGACTTTACCATCTTATTGAGGAAGTGGGTCTAGAAAAATTTAAAGAACTATTGCAAACCTATTATCCAAAAAAGTGGCAAAGCGGTGGGAAAACCGTGGTACATTTTCATGAGCCATCAAAGCAGTGGTTCAAACTCAAAGATGGAGGCTGGGCATATCGATATTTTACAAAATTTGGAGAGATGACAAAAGCGGAATTTGCCCTTATTATAGATTTCGCACAAAAACATAACGCAACGGTTCGCTTAGGAATTGATCAAAATCTGTATATCATCAATCTTACTGAACCAAACATCGAAATCGATTCTCAACCCCACACCATTTTAGCCTGTGCCGGAAGCAAATACTGTATTTACTCTTTGTTCGATACAAAAGAGGGCGCTGCAACTCTTCCAATTGCAAGACTCAATAGGCACAACATCACAGTAGGCTATAGCGGCTGTTTGAAAGGGTGTGGAAGACATATTGTAGCCGACATCGGTTTTGTTGGGATACGTTTAAATCAATATGGAAAAGTAGAGCGGGGTGTTCGACTCTATATGGGAGCATTGCATTCCAAAGGCACTTTTCCGGCAAGATTGATTTTCTGGGCAGTCCCCCTTCGCAAACTCAACGCTTTAATAGAAACCATTCTCGATATCTTCGAAAAAAGTGGTTATGATTCGTTTGAGGCATTTTGTGAAAATGAAATAAACCAGTATGAAGAGGAGAAGGTGGCTTACTTTTTATTACTTCGTATGAAAGGAGAAGATGTAAAAATATCCGAGCTTGATCTTCCCTCTCATGAAACGTTTTTGGCACTTCAAAAAGAGCTTTTCTCTTCTTGA
- a CDS encoding DUF72 domain-containing protein, translating into MIYIGTAGWSIPKTYAHLFPKEGTHLERYAQVFNITEINKTFYQLPRASTLQKWSQSTPDHFRFSVKMHRSFTHIHKLRSTENLHDFIKHLQNLGNKWLALLIQLPPKLTFESEIAIPFFSTLRSIYQGHIALEARNETWLEAKEVLHQFDISLVAADPPRFEGNDKPLFYTDLIYYRLHGSPKIYYSKYDEKFLRNIADNIIRLEAKDTLVIFDNTASGAAIENAYELRQIITSLQSNIENYDEKK; encoded by the coding sequence ATGATTTACATAGGCACTGCTGGATGGAGCATACCGAAAACGTATGCCCATCTTTTCCCAAAAGAGGGAACACATTTGGAGCGCTACGCTCAAGTTTTTAATATTACTGAAATCAACAAGACATTCTATCAACTCCCAAGAGCTTCAACCCTCCAAAAATGGAGCCAAAGCACTCCCGATCATTTTCGGTTCAGTGTGAAGATGCACCGTTCATTCACTCATATTCACAAACTCCGATCGACCGAAAATTTGCATGATTTTATAAAACATTTGCAAAACCTTGGAAATAAATGGCTTGCTCTTTTGATTCAGCTTCCACCAAAATTGACTTTTGAATCAGAAATCGCAATACCATTTTTTTCTACTCTTCGCTCAATCTATCAAGGCCATATCGCTTTGGAAGCGAGAAACGAGACATGGCTGGAAGCGAAAGAGGTTTTACACCAGTTTGATATATCGTTGGTTGCAGCGGATCCTCCAAGATTTGAAGGAAACGACAAGCCACTTTTTTATACTGATTTAATCTACTATAGACTCCACGGCTCTCCAAAAATATACTACTCAAAATATGATGAGAAGTTTTTAAGGAACATTGCCGACAATATTATACGCTTGGAGGCAAAAGATACTCTTGTCATTTTTGACAATACCGCCAGCGGGGCAGCTATAGAAAATGCCTACGAATTACGGCAAATTATCACATCTTTGCAATCCAACATAGAAAATTACGATGAAAAAAAATAA
- the purH gene encoding bifunctional phosphoribosylaminoimidazolecarboxamide formyltransferase/IMP cyclohydrolase encodes MRALLSVSDKTGIVDFAKGLVELGYEIVSTGGTWRVLKDAGIEVTEISEITNFPECFEGRVKTLNPYVHGGILYRRNKPDHVEEAKKLGIEPIDLVCVNLYPFKETIERTDDFEEIIENIDIGGPTMVRSAAKNFESVIIVTDPNDYDKVLMALKENKNTLEFRRELMIKAYEHTAQYDATIANYMNERFHEGFGNKQFIVGKKVFNTRYGENPHQKGALYEFEDFYNELNILKGEPSFNNLTDINAATKIAVSLGKGSVVIVKHGNPCGAALKEDLVTSWQKALAADPVSAFGGVVAVNGVVTKELAEEINKIFVEVLIAGKITQEAQEVFANKKRIKLFDLGQAELEISGDMYDFKHIEGGFVYQTADFVKDEEVLEAKQVSKVGVEDKKDLLMAYKIAALTKSNCVAYVKDGALVAIGMGMTSRVDAAKCALKKAEELGIDVKGAAMASEAFFPFRDSVDEAAKAGIKAIVEPGGSIRDDEVIEAANEHGIALYFTGVRHFLH; translated from the coding sequence ATGAGAGCACTGTTAAGTGTCAGCGACAAAACAGGGATAGTTGATTTTGCAAAAGGGCTAGTAGAACTGGGATACGAGATTGTAAGTACCGGTGGAACCTGGAGAGTTTTAAAAGATGCAGGGATTGAAGTGACAGAAATCAGCGAAATAACGAATTTTCCAGAGTGTTTTGAAGGAAGGGTAAAAACGCTCAATCCATATGTACATGGAGGAATTTTATATAGAAGAAACAAGCCGGACCATGTCGAAGAAGCTAAAAAACTTGGCATTGAGCCAATTGATCTGGTTTGCGTCAATCTCTATCCCTTCAAAGAGACAATTGAAAGAACAGATGATTTTGAAGAGATTATAGAAAATATCGATATTGGCGGACCAACGATGGTACGAAGTGCGGCAAAAAACTTTGAAAGCGTAATCATCGTAACGGATCCTAACGATTATGACAAAGTTTTAATGGCTTTGAAAGAGAATAAAAACACGCTTGAATTTCGAAGAGAGCTCATGATTAAGGCGTATGAACATACTGCCCAGTACGACGCTACCATTGCAAACTATATGAATGAACGATTTCACGAAGGATTTGGCAACAAGCAGTTTATCGTAGGGAAAAAAGTTTTCAATACCCGTTATGGAGAAAACCCGCATCAAAAGGGAGCTCTGTATGAGTTTGAAGATTTTTACAATGAGCTTAATATTTTGAAAGGTGAGCCTAGCTTCAATAACCTCACAGACATCAATGCAGCGACCAAGATCGCTGTAAGCCTTGGAAAAGGAAGTGTCGTTATCGTCAAACATGGCAATCCTTGCGGAGCGGCTCTCAAAGAGGATCTCGTAACTTCATGGCAAAAAGCGCTTGCAGCAGATCCAGTAAGTGCATTTGGCGGGGTAGTAGCAGTCAATGGCGTGGTGACAAAAGAGCTTGCTGAAGAGATCAATAAAATTTTCGTAGAAGTATTGATTGCTGGAAAGATAACCCAAGAGGCGCAAGAGGTATTCGCAAACAAAAAACGCATCAAGCTGTTTGATCTTGGACAGGCTGAACTGGAAATCAGCGGTGATATGTATGATTTCAAACATATCGAAGGGGGATTTGTCTATCAAACAGCCGACTTTGTCAAAGATGAAGAGGTGCTGGAAGCAAAACAGGTGAGCAAAGTAGGGGTAGAGGATAAAAAAGATCTTTTGATGGCATACAAAATCGCGGCTCTTACCAAATCAAACTGCGTAGCATACGTGAAAGATGGAGCGCTTGTAGCAATCGGTATGGGAATGACGAGCAGAGTCGACGCGGCAAAATGCGCACTCAAAAAAGCTGAGGAGCTTGGTATTGATGTGAAAGGTGCTGCAATGGCGAGCGAAGCTTTTTTTCCATTTAGAGACAGTGTAGATGAGGCGGCAAAAGCCGGAATCAAAGCAATCGTTGAGCCTGGTGGAAGCATCAGAGATGATGAGGTGATAGAAGCAGCCAATGAACATGGCATCGCCCTTTACTTTACAGGTGTGAGACACTTTTTGCACTGA